Proteins found in one Cellulomonas palmilytica genomic segment:
- a CDS encoding bifunctional NAD(P)/FAD-dependent oxidoreductase/class I SAM-dependent methyltransferase: MTNDTTNDTTDDTTDETTDESRGRAAADRPWDVVVAGGGPAGLAAALVLSRARRRVLVVDAGSPRNAPAAHAHGFLTRDGIPPRALLAHGRDEVLGYGGEIVPGRVTAVEGEIGAFTVTLEDGTRHAARAFVSATGGRDTLPDVPGLAQRWGRDVLHCPYCHGWEVGDGRVVVAAAGPLGVHAALLWRQWTPHVTLLRPDAALPADEAARLAARGVRVALGRPAELVVTDDRLTAVRSDADETLAADALVVRTVLEADVAHLAPLGLTAEPVESAGTVVARAVPTDAWGGTGVPGVRVAGNVSDPAATVLVSAAQGATVAGMLNAELVELDAREAVDAWRRLTSGPDATSAWSLDADDWEERYGTAHVWSGRPNAALVEQTAHLTPGTALDLGAGEGRDAVWLAQQGWRVTAVDFAATALARGAHAAQDAGVDVRWVQADLATLDARDLDGDVSFDLVTSHFLHLAPQARRGHVARAARLVAPGGTLLLVQHHALDLAAPLGRPDDPSMFPGADEVRDELLALDASWTVEVALAVPRHATTHDGVTVTVHDAVLRARRA; this comes from the coding sequence ATGACGAACGACACGACGAACGACACGACGGACGACACGACGGACGAGACGACCGACGAGTCGAGGGGACGGGCCGCGGCCGACCGGCCCTGGGACGTCGTCGTCGCCGGCGGCGGTCCGGCCGGTCTCGCGGCGGCGCTCGTGCTGTCCCGCGCCCGGCGGCGCGTGCTCGTCGTCGACGCGGGATCGCCGCGCAACGCCCCCGCCGCGCACGCCCACGGCTTCCTCACACGCGACGGCATCCCGCCGCGCGCGCTGCTCGCTCACGGCCGCGACGAGGTGCTCGGCTACGGCGGCGAGATCGTGCCCGGCCGCGTGACGGCCGTCGAGGGCGAGATCGGCGCGTTCACCGTGACGCTCGAGGACGGCACCCGGCACGCGGCGCGCGCGTTCGTGAGCGCCACCGGCGGGCGCGACACGCTGCCCGACGTGCCGGGCCTCGCGCAGCGGTGGGGTCGCGACGTGCTGCACTGCCCGTACTGCCACGGCTGGGAGGTCGGCGACGGGCGCGTCGTGGTGGCCGCCGCGGGCCCGCTCGGCGTGCACGCCGCCCTCCTGTGGCGCCAGTGGACGCCGCACGTCACGCTCCTGCGCCCCGACGCCGCACTGCCTGCCGACGAGGCCGCCCGGCTCGCCGCGCGCGGGGTGCGCGTCGCGCTCGGCCGGCCCGCCGAGCTCGTCGTGACCGACGACCGGCTGACCGCCGTGCGGTCCGACGCGGACGAGACGCTCGCCGCGGACGCGCTCGTGGTGCGCACCGTGCTCGAGGCCGACGTCGCCCACCTCGCGCCGCTGGGCCTGACGGCCGAGCCCGTGGAGAGTGCGGGGACGGTCGTCGCGCGCGCCGTGCCCACGGACGCCTGGGGCGGCACGGGCGTGCCCGGCGTGCGCGTCGCGGGCAACGTCTCGGACCCGGCCGCGACCGTGCTCGTGTCGGCCGCGCAGGGCGCCACGGTCGCCGGGATGCTCAACGCCGAGCTCGTCGAGCTCGACGCGCGCGAGGCCGTCGACGCGTGGCGGCGGCTGACGTCAGGCCCCGACGCGACCTCGGCGTGGTCGCTCGACGCGGACGACTGGGAGGAGCGCTACGGCACCGCGCACGTGTGGAGCGGTCGGCCCAACGCCGCGCTCGTCGAGCAGACCGCGCACCTGACGCCCGGCACCGCGCTGGACCTGGGCGCGGGCGAGGGTCGTGACGCGGTGTGGCTCGCGCAGCAGGGCTGGCGGGTCACCGCGGTGGACTTCGCCGCCACCGCGCTCGCACGCGGGGCGCACGCGGCGCAGGACGCCGGCGTCGACGTGCGCTGGGTGCAGGCGGACCTCGCCACGCTCGACGCGCGGGACCTCGACGGCGACGTGTCGTTCGACCTCGTGACCTCGCACTTCCTGCACCTCGCACCCCAGGCACGCCGCGGGCACGTGGCGCGCGCCGCGCGGCTCGTCGCGCCCGGCGGCACGCTCCTGCTCGTGCAGCACCACGCGCTCGACCTCGCCGCGCCGCTCGGACGGCCCGACGACCCGTCGATGTTCCCGGGCGCCGACGAGGTGCGCGACGAGCTGCTCGCGCTCGACGCGTCCTGGACGGTCGAGGTCGCGCTGGCCGTCCCGCGGCACGCGACGACGCACGACGGCGTCACGGTCACGGTGCACGACGCGGTGCTGCGAGCGCGACGCGCCTGA
- a CDS encoding ABC transporter ATP-binding protein, translated as MTSTVTHPLLEITTPGQPRLVARGLVKRFGATTALAGVDLELGEEEALAVMGPSGSGKSTLLHVLAGILTPDEGTVALRGRHVEGMSERERALLRRGRFGFVFQHGQLLSELTALENVALAAMLDGEPRAQAEGLAAQWLARLGLAGELECRPGEMSAGQVQRAAVARALVTRPDVVFADEPAGLLDEEASRDVARVLVDATRATGASLVVVTRDARVAGWCDRRVHVRDGRVAPADVSATRVTA; from the coding sequence ATGACCTCGACCGTCACGCACCCGCTCCTCGAGATCACGACGCCCGGGCAGCCGCGTCTCGTGGCTCGGGGCCTCGTCAAGCGCTTCGGCGCGACGACCGCGCTCGCGGGCGTCGACCTGGAGCTCGGCGAGGAGGAGGCGCTCGCGGTCATGGGGCCCTCGGGCTCGGGCAAGTCCACGCTGCTGCACGTGCTCGCGGGCATCCTGACGCCCGACGAGGGCACGGTGGCGCTGCGCGGCCGGCATGTGGAGGGCATGTCGGAGCGGGAGCGGGCGCTGCTGCGGCGTGGGCGGTTCGGGTTCGTGTTCCAGCACGGGCAGCTGCTGTCCGAGCTGACGGCGCTCGAGAACGTCGCGCTCGCGGCGATGCTCGACGGGGAGCCACGCGCCCAGGCGGAGGGGCTGGCGGCGCAGTGGCTCGCGCGTCTCGGCCTGGCCGGCGAGCTGGAGTGCCGGCCAGGCGAGATGTCCGCCGGGCAGGTGCAGCGTGCGGCGGTCGCGCGGGCGCTCGTGACGCGGCCGGACGTGGTCTTCGCCGACGAGCCCGCGGGGCTGCTCGACGAGGAGGCGAGCCGCGACGTGGCGCGCGTCCTGGTCGACGCCACGCGGGCGACCGGCGCGTCGCTCGTCGTCGTGACGCGGGACGCGCGGGTGGCCGGGTGGTGCGACCGCCGCGTCCACGTGCGTGACGGCCGGGTCGCCCCGGCGGACGTGAGCGCCACGCGGGTCACCGCATGA
- the leuA gene encoding 2-isopropylmalate synthase has translation MSVTPTGASYQQTSPQQPSGMPIHKYRPFHEQIRVDLPDRTWPDTRITKAPRWCAVDLRDGNQALIEPMNPARKLEMFELLVDMGFKEIEVGFPAASQTDFDFVRMLIEEDRIPDDVVIQVLTQSREHLIERTYEAIAGAKQAIVHLYNSTSTLQRDVVFRSDEDGIVDIAVSGARFCKKYEELVPDTEVYYEYSPESYTGTELEFAVRICNAVLEEWQPTPDRPVIINLPATVEMATPNVYADSIEWMSRNLRFRESVVLSLHPHNDRGTAVAAAELGYMAGADRIEGCLFGNGERTGNVCLVTLGMNLFSQGVDPEIDFSDMDRIRRTVERCNQLPVNERHPYGGDLVFTAFSGSHQDAIKKGLDALEARAAALGRTVDDVVWAVPYLPIDPKDVGRSYEAIIRVNSQSGKGGISYLMKSEKDLDLPRRLQIEFSQVVQRHTDQHGTEVTADDLWRIFVDEYLPVEAAKIATPAQEFGDLVPWGRFSLQGTRTTSAQDGPDTLSVDLVDRGEVRTLEGSGNGPVAAFVAALHEVGVDVAVLDYAEHALSAGGDATAAAYVELAIGDQILWGVGIDPSITTASLKAIVSAINRHLR, from the coding sequence ATGAGCGTCACCCCCACCGGCGCGAGCTACCAGCAGACCAGCCCGCAGCAGCCGTCGGGCATGCCGATCCACAAGTACCGCCCGTTCCACGAGCAGATCCGCGTGGACCTGCCGGACCGCACGTGGCCCGACACGCGCATCACGAAGGCTCCGCGCTGGTGCGCGGTGGACCTGCGCGACGGCAACCAGGCGCTGATCGAGCCCATGAACCCCGCGCGCAAGCTCGAGATGTTCGAGCTGCTGGTCGACATGGGGTTCAAGGAGATCGAGGTCGGCTTCCCGGCCGCGTCGCAGACGGACTTCGACTTCGTCCGGATGCTCATCGAGGAGGACCGGATCCCGGACGACGTGGTGATCCAGGTGCTGACGCAGTCGCGTGAGCACCTGATCGAGCGCACGTACGAGGCGATCGCGGGGGCGAAGCAGGCGATCGTCCACCTGTACAACTCGACGTCCACGCTGCAGCGTGACGTGGTGTTCCGGTCCGACGAGGACGGGATCGTCGACATCGCGGTCTCGGGCGCCCGGTTCTGCAAGAAGTACGAGGAGCTGGTCCCGGACACCGAGGTCTACTACGAGTACTCGCCGGAGTCCTACACGGGCACCGAGCTGGAGTTCGCGGTGCGGATCTGCAACGCGGTGCTGGAGGAGTGGCAGCCGACGCCGGACCGGCCGGTGATCATCAACCTCCCGGCGACGGTCGAGATGGCGACGCCCAACGTGTACGCCGACTCGATCGAGTGGATGAGCCGCAACCTGCGCTTCCGCGAGTCCGTGGTGCTGAGCCTGCACCCGCACAACGACCGCGGCACGGCCGTGGCGGCCGCGGAGCTGGGCTACATGGCGGGCGCGGACCGCATCGAGGGCTGCCTGTTCGGCAACGGCGAGCGCACGGGCAACGTGTGCCTGGTGACGCTCGGCATGAACCTGTTCAGCCAGGGCGTGGACCCGGAGATCGACTTCTCCGACATGGACCGCATCCGGCGCACGGTCGAGCGCTGCAACCAGCTGCCCGTGAACGAGCGCCACCCGTACGGCGGCGACCTGGTGTTCACCGCGTTCTCCGGCTCGCACCAGGACGCGATCAAGAAGGGCCTGGACGCGCTCGAGGCCCGCGCCGCGGCGCTGGGCCGGACCGTCGACGACGTGGTGTGGGCGGTCCCGTACCTGCCGATCGACCCGAAGGACGTGGGCCGCTCGTACGAGGCGATCATCCGCGTCAACTCGCAGTCCGGGAAGGGCGGCATCAGCTACCTGATGAAGTCCGAGAAGGACCTGGACCTGCCGCGCCGCCTGCAGATCGAGTTCTCGCAGGTCGTGCAGCGGCACACCGACCAGCACGGCACCGAGGTCACCGCGGACGACCTGTGGCGGATCTTCGTCGACGAGTACCTGCCCGTGGAGGCGGCGAAGATCGCGACGCCCGCGCAGGAGTTCGGCGACCTGGTCCCGTGGGGCCGGTTCTCGCTGCAGGGCACGCGCACGACGAGCGCGCAGGACGGCCCGGACACGCTCTCGGTCGACCTGGTCGACCGGGGTGAGGTCCGCACGCTCGAGGGCTCGGGCAACGGCCCGGTCGCGGCGTTCGTCGCCGCGCTGCACGAGGTCGGTGTCGACGTCGCGGTGCTCGACTACGCGGAGCACGCGCTGTCCGCGGGTGGCGACGCGACGGCGGCCGCGTACGTCGAGCTGGCGATCGGTGACCAGATCCTGTGGGGCGTGGGCATCGACCCGTCGATCACGACGGCGTCGCTCAAGGCGATCGTCTCGGCGATCAACCGCCACCTGCGCTGA
- a CDS encoding isoprenyl transferase — MADVTTSVQPPFPHPSGARPPAIPRQFVPRHVAVVMDGNGRWANARGLSRIEGHKAGEASLLDVVAGAIEIGVEYVSAYAFSTENWNRSPDEVRFLMGFNRDVIRRRRDQMASWGVRVRWAGRRPRLWRSVIAELEEAERRTVGNTVCTLTMCVNYGGRAEIADAAAALARDVQAGRVNPSRVNEKVFARYLDEPDLPDVDLFVRSSGEQRTSNFLIWQAAYAEMVFLDEPWPDVDRRHLWRAIEEYARRDRRYGGAVDRPQV; from the coding sequence ATGGCGGACGTGACGACGAGCGTGCAGCCCCCGTTCCCGCACCCCTCGGGTGCGCGGCCCCCGGCGATCCCGCGTCAGTTCGTGCCCCGGCACGTCGCGGTGGTCATGGACGGCAACGGCCGCTGGGCCAACGCCCGCGGCCTGAGCCGCATCGAGGGGCACAAGGCGGGCGAGGCGTCGCTGCTCGACGTGGTCGCGGGGGCGATCGAGATCGGCGTCGAGTACGTCTCGGCGTACGCGTTCTCGACCGAGAACTGGAACCGTTCGCCCGACGAGGTGCGGTTCCTCATGGGCTTCAACCGTGACGTGATCCGGCGCCGGCGGGACCAGATGGCGTCGTGGGGTGTGCGCGTGCGGTGGGCGGGCCGGCGCCCGCGGCTGTGGCGCTCGGTGATCGCGGAGCTCGAGGAGGCGGAGCGGCGGACCGTGGGCAACACCGTGTGCACGCTGACGATGTGCGTGAACTACGGCGGTCGTGCCGAGATCGCCGATGCGGCCGCGGCGCTCGCGCGCGACGTGCAGGCGGGCCGGGTGAACCCGAGTCGTGTCAACGAGAAGGTCTTCGCGCGGTACCTCGACGAGCCGGACCTGCCGGACGTGGACCTGTTCGTGCGCTCGTCGGGTGAGCAGCGCACGTCGAACTTCCTCATCTGGCAGGCGGCGTACGCGGAGATGGTGTTCCTCGACGAGCCGTGGCCGGACGTCGACCGGCGGCACCTGTGGCGTGCGATCGAGGAGTACGCGCGTCGTGACCGCCGGTACGGGGGAGCGGTCGACCGCCCGCAGGTCTGA
- a CDS encoding helix-turn-helix domain-containing protein, whose amino-acid sequence MAAMTDDVLAGVGPRLRALRQRRDLTLAAVAEETGISVSTLSRLEAGQRRPTLELLLPLARLHRVALDDLVGAPESRDPRVHATPIHRRGRTYVPLTRRPGGMRAYKVVLPVESAPHGGLKVHEGHEWVYVLTGRLRLLLGDRDLVLAEGEVAEFDTRTPHALLNPGPGPTELLTLFGPQGERMHVRARTRRGDGTQ is encoded by the coding sequence ATGGCGGCCATGACGGACGACGTGCTCGCCGGCGTCGGTCCTCGGCTGCGGGCGCTGCGCCAGCGCCGGGACCTCACGCTCGCGGCGGTCGCGGAGGAGACCGGGATCTCGGTCAGCACGCTCTCGCGCCTCGAGGCGGGCCAGCGCCGCCCGACGCTCGAGCTGCTGCTCCCGCTCGCGCGCCTGCACCGCGTCGCGCTCGACGACCTCGTCGGCGCGCCCGAGTCCCGCGACCCGCGCGTGCACGCCACGCCGATCCACCGGCGTGGGCGCACGTACGTGCCGCTCACCCGCCGGCCCGGCGGGATGCGGGCGTACAAGGTGGTCCTGCCGGTCGAGAGCGCCCCGCACGGCGGGCTCAAGGTGCACGAGGGGCACGAGTGGGTCTACGTGCTGACGGGCCGCCTGCGGCTGCTGCTGGGCGACCGTGACCTGGTCCTCGCCGAGGGCGAGGTCGCGGAGTTCGACACGCGCACCCCGCACGCGCTGCTCAACCCCGGCCCGGGGCCGACCGAGCTCCTGACGCTGTTCGGGCCGCAGGGCGAGCGCATGCACGTGCGCGCCCGGACCAGGCGGGGCGACGGCACGCAGTGA
- a CDS encoding outer membrane protein assembly factor BamB family protein, protein MASGRRAAQLQLVEVDEETAPAVPVGDPARVDPGAQRDEADPEEEPARAADDAGPVRPGILRRHAVLWGVAGLVVVALVAVLAGVDAARRDRAYEQAVTVPGLLTPVDGPVHVRWRAPAKPGDGTVLVADDTVVVVTQDSAGRHVTGYEAGTGAQRWTARVTPAQAGAQDVPVQCPSWRDGRVNSLVVCMTGLIEPVYVAGEQVTAGLRIVAFDAATGQDRGSWTRVGTLTGFGRVGDDVVVAVTEPDGRTAVERRDARTGEVRWSYVSRERFSSALAIERSAMELTDQVAVVRGAQIAVLRLDDGTLLRDDARGKALALTPFREGYAAWTPAGAGRLYDRDGGEGPPLPAVPSRLDVDDDSALDVIVVSTGLAVRGLEAETGDELWSLGLRATPRAVVDETLLTSDGGRYAAYDVRTGTPLWSDPSDAPDWPPLTDGSLVLTASRDDGVTTLMARGLRDGAQRWQVELPRQVTQLAAVGGLLVGRTADGIVLLGP, encoded by the coding sequence ATGGCCAGCGGTCGTCGGGCTGCACAGCTGCAGCTTGTCGAAGTCGACGAGGAGACCGCACCCGCGGTCCCCGTCGGCGATCCCGCGCGTGTCGACCCGGGCGCGCAGCGCGACGAGGCCGACCCCGAGGAGGAGCCGGCTCGCGCGGCCGACGACGCCGGTCCCGTCCGGCCGGGGATCCTGCGGCGGCACGCGGTGCTCTGGGGGGTCGCGGGGCTCGTCGTGGTGGCGCTCGTGGCCGTGCTCGCCGGGGTGGACGCCGCACGCCGAGACCGGGCGTACGAGCAGGCCGTCACGGTGCCGGGGCTCCTCACCCCGGTGGACGGTCCGGTGCACGTGCGGTGGCGGGCACCCGCGAAGCCCGGCGACGGCACGGTGCTCGTCGCGGACGACACGGTCGTCGTCGTGACGCAGGACTCCGCCGGGCGGCACGTCACGGGCTACGAGGCCGGCACCGGCGCGCAGCGCTGGACGGCGCGCGTGACGCCCGCGCAGGCGGGCGCCCAGGACGTGCCCGTGCAGTGCCCGAGCTGGCGCGACGGCAGGGTGAACTCGCTCGTCGTGTGCATGACGGGCCTCATCGAGCCGGTCTACGTCGCGGGCGAGCAGGTCACCGCGGGCCTGCGGATCGTCGCGTTCGACGCCGCGACGGGGCAGGACCGTGGGTCGTGGACGCGCGTCGGGACGCTCACGGGCTTCGGGAGGGTCGGCGACGACGTCGTCGTGGCGGTCACCGAGCCGGACGGGCGCACCGCCGTGGAGCGGCGCGACGCCCGCACGGGCGAGGTGCGGTGGTCGTACGTGTCGCGGGAGCGGTTCTCGAGCGCGCTCGCGATCGAACGCTCGGCGATGGAGCTCACCGACCAGGTCGCGGTGGTGCGCGGGGCGCAGATCGCGGTGCTCCGGCTCGACGACGGGACCCTGCTGCGCGACGACGCGCGCGGGAAGGCGCTCGCGCTCACGCCGTTCCGTGAGGGCTACGCGGCCTGGACGCCGGCGGGCGCGGGGCGGCTGTACGACCGCGACGGCGGCGAGGGGCCGCCCCTGCCCGCCGTGCCGTCGCGCCTCGACGTGGACGACGACTCGGCCCTGGACGTCATCGTGGTGTCGACGGGCCTGGCCGTGCGCGGGCTCGAGGCGGAGACGGGCGACGAGCTGTGGTCGCTCGGCCTGCGCGCGACCCCGCGTGCCGTCGTCGACGAGACCCTGCTCACCTCCGACGGCGGCCGGTACGCGGCGTACGACGTGCGCACGGGGACGCCGCTGTGGTCGGACCCGTCGGACGCGCCGGACTGGCCGCCGTTGACGGACGGCTCGCTCGTGCTGACCGCGTCGCGCGACGACGGCGTCACGACGCTGATGGCGCGTGGGCTGCGCGACGGTGCGCAGCGGTGGCAGGTGGAGCTGCCGCGGCAGGTGACGCAGCTCGCCGCGGTGGGTGGTCTGCTCGTCGGGCGGACGGCCGACGGGATCGTCCTGCTGGGCCCCTGA
- a CDS encoding RDD family protein, giving the protein MIRQSTAAPAAGLGRRAVAVVVDGLLALLVGGWLWVVAGVRSASAAADGRTSALDETGFPAWVTAACAAAVLVLVVVQWVLHGRLGWTIGRRLLGVRTVDARSRRPIGMWRVLLRGLVVAAGSLALGVGQVVVLLSPLFDSSGRRQGWHDRAARALVLDVRGGHGAAAVPPPPPRADLLRAGTTTSFRAPVSASDVGPVPPPPVAGVPSPVASSPHSAPVPAVPPVPPTPPGVPTGGPTGVPTVTGAVPRPLVLAPLAPHRAGPDLDTRALPLVPPPPVVAPAASAGAGAAGDGPATPSWARPVPQPAAAQPGAVAPSALVPPPPSAAAAPAPAPASEALATSHAVPVPHPSGDDEDVESTRRRDLAPVPPPAQDRGPVSVAVVEISDGQRVEVRRTALVGRNPAAATDGVQLVRVVDPGRSVSKTHLQIAVEESGVWVADRGSTNGTVVTLPDGAQVICPVDQPVRLRPGSVVVFGDCAMRLVATS; this is encoded by the coding sequence GTGATCCGACAGTCGACGGCAGCCCCCGCTGCCGGGCTCGGTCGGCGCGCTGTCGCGGTGGTCGTCGACGGCCTGCTGGCCCTCCTGGTGGGCGGCTGGCTGTGGGTGGTGGCAGGCGTGCGCTCCGCGTCCGCCGCGGCCGACGGCCGCACGTCCGCGCTCGACGAGACCGGCTTCCCGGCGTGGGTCACGGCCGCGTGCGCGGCGGCGGTGCTCGTGCTGGTCGTCGTGCAGTGGGTGCTGCACGGGCGGCTCGGCTGGACGATCGGCCGGCGCCTGCTGGGCGTGCGGACGGTCGACGCGCGCAGCCGCCGGCCGATCGGGATGTGGCGCGTGCTGCTGCGCGGCCTGGTCGTCGCGGCGGGCTCCCTCGCGCTGGGTGTCGGTCAGGTCGTCGTGCTGCTGTCGCCGCTGTTCGACTCGTCGGGCCGGCGCCAGGGCTGGCACGACCGTGCGGCGCGCGCGCTCGTGCTCGACGTGCGCGGTGGCCACGGCGCGGCCGCGGTGCCTCCTCCGCCGCCACGTGCCGACCTCCTGCGGGCGGGGACGACGACGTCGTTCCGCGCGCCCGTGTCCGCGTCGGACGTCGGCCCCGTGCCGCCGCCGCCCGTCGCCGGCGTCCCCTCGCCGGTGGCGTCCTCGCCGCACTCGGCGCCCGTGCCCGCGGTCCCGCCCGTGCCGCCGACGCCGCCCGGCGTCCCCACCGGTGGTCCGACGGGCGTCCCGACCGTCACGGGTGCCGTCCCGCGGCCGCTCGTCCTCGCCCCGCTGGCCCCGCACCGCGCGGGTCCGGACCTCGACACGCGTGCGCTGCCGCTCGTCCCGCCTCCGCCGGTCGTCGCTCCTGCGGCGTCGGCCGGTGCCGGGGCCGCCGGCGACGGTCCGGCGACGCCCTCGTGGGCGCGTCCCGTCCCCCAGCCCGCGGCGGCGCAGCCCGGCGCGGTCGCGCCGTCGGCGCTGGTCCCGCCCCCGCCGTCGGCGGCCGCTGCTCCCGCGCCGGCCCCCGCCTCCGAGGCGCTCGCGACGTCGCACGCCGTGCCCGTACCGCACCCGTCGGGCGACGACGAGGACGTCGAGTCGACGCGCCGCCGAGACCTGGCGCCCGTCCCGCCGCCCGCGCAGGACCGTGGGCCGGTGTCGGTCGCGGTCGTGGAGATCAGCGACGGCCAGCGCGTCGAGGTGCGGCGCACCGCGCTCGTCGGGCGCAACCCTGCGGCTGCGACGGACGGCGTCCAGCTCGTGCGGGTCGTCGACCCGGGCCGGTCGGTCTCCAAGACGCACCTGCAGATCGCGGTCGAGGAGTCGGGCGTGTGGGTCGCTGACCGGGGCTCGACGAACGGGACCGTCGTGACGCTGCCGGACGGTGCCCAGGTGATCTGCCCCGTGGACCAGCCGGTGCGGCTGCGCCCGGGGTCGGTCGTGGTGTTCGGCGACTGCGCGATGCGGCTCGTCGCGACGTCCTGA
- a CDS encoding FtsX-like permease family protein, with amino-acid sequence MNPVLALAPRLRRAEGRDGRVATTVAVAAFAVTTALTASVVAVSLASAGRAAPGTTGPARLLWLADPDVRLALVATVLLAVSLVMLGGTAVRAGAERRDERLATLRLLGATPREVLGLTVVESASHGLAGALLGSLLYGALLPVWAAVPSDHAFTVAELWLGAGRLALVGAGVVVLAAVSGAVTVRRVALGPPVRRVALAAPRRAP; translated from the coding sequence ATGAACCCCGTCCTCGCGCTCGCGCCGCGGCTGCGGCGCGCCGAGGGACGCGACGGTCGGGTGGCGACGACCGTCGCGGTCGCGGCCTTCGCGGTCACGACGGCCCTGACGGCGAGCGTGGTCGCCGTGAGCCTCGCGTCCGCGGGCCGCGCCGCGCCCGGGACCACCGGTCCGGCGCGGCTGCTGTGGCTGGCGGACCCGGACGTGCGGCTCGCGCTCGTCGCGACGGTCCTGCTCGCCGTCTCGCTCGTGATGCTGGGCGGCACCGCGGTCCGTGCGGGCGCCGAGCGGCGCGACGAGCGGCTCGCGACGCTGCGCCTGCTCGGCGCGACGCCGCGCGAGGTGCTCGGCCTCACCGTCGTCGAGTCCGCGTCGCACGGGCTCGCGGGTGCCCTGCTCGGGTCGCTGCTGTACGGCGCGCTGCTGCCGGTGTGGGCGGCCGTCCCGTCGGACCACGCGTTCACCGTCGCGGAGCTGTGGCTCGGGGCGGGTCGGCTCGCGCTGGTCGGTGCGGGCGTCGTCGTGCTGGCCGCGGTCAGCGGTGCGGTCACGGTGCGACGCGTGGCTCTCGGGCCACCCGTCAGGCGCGTCGCGCTCGCAGCACCGCGTCGTGCACCGTGA
- the recO gene encoding DNA repair protein RecO has protein sequence MSLYRDEAIVLRTHKLGEADRIVTLLTRRHGKVRAVGKGVRRTTSRFGSRLEPFMHVDLQLSTGRNLDIVTQAETLGPYGRAIAEDYALYTVGTVMLETAERLVEAEHEPALQQYWLLVGAVRALATREHTPGLVLDSYLLRALAVAGWAPSFADCARCGEPGPHHAFSVQSGGAVCGRCRPPGSASPAPETFALLAALISGDWVVADASAERHRGEAAGLVAAFSQFHLERRLRSLPHVERV, from the coding sequence GTGAGCCTCTACCGCGACGAGGCGATCGTGCTGCGCACCCACAAGCTGGGCGAGGCGGACCGGATCGTCACGCTCCTGACCCGCCGGCACGGCAAGGTGCGCGCGGTCGGCAAGGGCGTGCGCCGCACGACGTCGCGGTTCGGCTCGCGGCTCGAACCGTTCATGCACGTCGACCTGCAGCTCTCGACGGGCCGCAACCTCGACATCGTGACGCAGGCGGAGACGCTCGGCCCGTACGGCCGGGCGATCGCCGAGGACTACGCGCTGTACACGGTCGGCACGGTGATGCTGGAGACGGCCGAGCGGCTGGTCGAGGCCGAGCACGAGCCGGCACTGCAGCAGTACTGGCTGCTCGTGGGTGCGGTGCGGGCGCTCGCGACCCGGGAGCACACCCCGGGGCTGGTGCTCGACTCGTACCTGCTGCGTGCGCTCGCGGTCGCGGGTTGGGCGCCGAGCTTCGCGGACTGCGCGCGCTGCGGTGAGCCCGGGCCGCACCACGCGTTCAGCGTCCAGTCGGGCGGGGCGGTGTGCGGGCGCTGCCGCCCGCCGGGGTCCGCGTCGCCGGCACCGGAGACGTTCGCGCTGCTCGCGGCGTTGATCTCGGGCGACTGGGTGGTCGCCGACGCGAGCGCGGAGCGGCACCGGGGTGAGGCGGCGGGCCTCGTCGCGGCGTTCAGCCAGTTCCACCTGGAGCGCCGCCTGCGTTCCCTGCCGCACGTCGAGCGGGTCTAG